A window from Chrysemys picta bellii isolate R12L10 chromosome 20, ASM1138683v2, whole genome shotgun sequence encodes these proteins:
- the LOC135976867 gene encoding uncharacterized protein LOC135976867 — protein sequence MSPAGPPLRTPAAGSARGNYYPALWLVPTSPFSPNGSFIRRGGEPVSSAPSPAGTATAPRSYSLVMLSLFSGTESERERLVRASQSLLNSLEGCISGTHALLRILNQHLDTSVSLEPVGGSVGVGENLERLLRAAWEMHVTAEQTDRHVRKNTSRDLYARMASPHTSLQEKGAIVRDFHQATMGIFGSVGGPMVAVLLQNAGLPERLEAALRKLQASPVLHLPMDALRQSSEEIARAVSACATLGGPTVETAAEPPENGPFSGTGVVQSLGEYLPDVLTGRRARNALAAAAGHLEEALRALAPACKSFQLAAAAAEVYMALITDQQPGTGEGPGQNPAGIAH from the exons ATGAGCCCGGCCGGGCCCCCGCTGCGAACGcctgctgctggcagtgcccgGGGGAATTACTACCCCGCCCTTTGGCTTGTGccaacttcccctttctccccTAACGGGAGCTTTATAAGGAGAGGCGGAGAGCCGGTGTCGTCCGCTCCTTCGCCCGCCGGGACAGCAACCGCGCCGAGGAGCTACAG CCTCGTGATGCTGTCCCTGTTCTCCGGCACAGAGAGCGAAAGAGAGAGGCTCGTGCgcgccagccagtccctgctcaACTCCCTGGAAGGATGCATCTCGGGCACCCACGCTCTGCTCCGCATCCTCAACCAGCACCTTGACACCAGCGTGTCCCTGGAACCAGTGGGGGGCAGCGTCGGCGTGGGGGAGAACCTGGAGCGCCTGCTGCGGGCGGCATGGGAGATGCACGTCACAGCAGAGCAGACGGACAGACACGTGCGGAAGAACACCAGCCGGGACCTGTACGCCCGCATGGCCTCCCCTCACACCTcactgcaggagaagggggccATCGTCCGGGACTTCCACCAGGCCACCATGGGGATCTTCGGCAGCGTGGGTGGCCCCATGGTGGCCGTGCTACTGCAAAACGCCGGCCTCCCGGAGCGGCTGGAGGCGGCTCTGCGAAAGTTGCAGGCCTCCCCAGTCCTGCACCTGCCGATGGACGCCCTGCGCCAGAGCAGCGAAGAGATCGCCAGGGCTGTGTCCGCTTGTGCCACCCTTGGGGGCCCAACTGTGGAAACGGCTGCAGAGCCCCCCGAGAATGGCCCCTTCTCTGGGACCGGCGTGGTGCAGAGTCTGGGCGAATACCTGCCCGATGTCCTCACGGGGCGTCGTGCTAGGAACGCCCTGGCAGCGGCCGCTGGGCACCTGGAGGAGGCGCTTCGGGCACTGGCACCGGCCTGCAAGTCTTTCCAGTTGGCAGCTGCCGCGGCTGAGGTCTACATGGCCCTGATCACGGACCAGCAGCCGGGAACGGGAGAGGGGCCGGGCCAGAATCCTGCCGGCATCGCCCATTGA
- the LOC101935911 gene encoding single-pass membrane and coiled-coil domain-containing protein 3-like, producing MALSDILYPGNPARREKVVRLHQDLINCIELNFDATNELIGALNTHCQFKLHPIKMNRNGTVRENCDVLLAAIQSIQDTLQAIDARLKSELEPDLYRKLHDFQEPDAKKMQILRNVAKGVSFLGGIVAIRIFYNLASPVVSRVLSQMSTILARISASVIGLMAGVLLGAGVDLILSAILGGIERDQLETVIRELQPLVDEFKPASHEYYKTIIKISCTLP from the coding sequence ATGGCCTTGAGCGATATCCTGTACCCTGGCAACCCAGCGAGGCGGGAAAAGGTGGTGCGGTTACACCAGGACCTGATCAACTGCATAGAGCTCAATTTTGATGCCACCAATGAGCTGATTGGAGCCTTAAACACACACTGTCAGTTCAAGTTGCACCCCATTAAGATGAACAGGAACGGCACCGTCCGGGAGAACTGCGACGTACTCCTCGCAGCCATACAGTCCATCCAAGACACGCTGCAGGCCATCGATGCAAGGTTGAAGAGCGAACTGGAGCCAGATCTCTACCGAAAGCTTCACGATTTCCAGGAGCCTGATGCCAAGAAGATGCAGATTCTGCGCAATGTGGCCAAGGGGGTGAGCTTCCTTGGTGGGATCGTGGCCATAAGGATCTTCTACAACCTGGCGTCGCCGGTGGTGAGCAGAGTCCTGAGCCAAATGAGCACCATCTTGGCCAGGATCAGTGCCTCTGTGATAGGCCTCATGGCTGGCGTGTTACTGGGTGCGGGTGTCGACTTGATTCTCAGCGCGATCCTGGGCGGCATAGAGAGAGACCAACTGGAGACAGTGATTCGGGAGCTTCAGCCGCTGGTGGACGAGTTCAAGCCAGCCTCCCATGAGTATTACAAAACCATCATAAAGATCAGCTGCACGCTGCCATAG